The window GGTCGCCAATTTTGGAGGATGGAAAATTTATATTTGCAGCATCAGGTGAATTTCACCCGTTCAGTTATATGGATGGAAATCAGATGTCAGGCTTTGATATCGATGTAGGCAATGCGATTAGTGACAAACTAGGCCTCGAGCCTATACAGAAAAAATATAAATTCGCAGGCATCGTCGAAGGTGTGAAAGCAGGAAAATTTGATGCGGCAGTTGCAAGTCATACCATCAATGAGGAACGAAAAAAACACGTCCTTTTATCTAAGCCCTATTACTACTCTGGTCCGCAAATTTTCACAAGACCTGGAGCAGACATTCAACATGCTGATGACTTAAAAGACAAAGAAATCGCTGTATCAAAAGGCTCGTCCTACGCTGATATTGCAAAGGAACATAACGGGCAGGAACCAAAATATTACGACAGTGATGTAGTCGCTTTAGAAGCACTGGCCAACGGAAAACACGATGCAGTCGTGACGGATTTCGCCACAGGTGCGGAAGCCATGAAGAAAAAATTAAAAATCGAAGCGCAGGAAAGACTCGGACTAAGTGAGCAGGCAATCGCTGTATCAAAAGAAAATAAACAGCTCATAGAAGAGATCAACGATGCGATTGACGCACTAAAAAAAGACGGAACATTAAGACAAATTAGCGAGAAATACTTTGACGAAGACATCACGGTCAAACAAAATTAAAACCACGATTGTGCGCCTTTCTTAGGCGCACTTTCTTCAAATGGAGATGATTGTTTTGCCTACTCTATCACATTTTTTTCAGACGCTGATTGATTCTAGAGGTATTTTTTTAGAAGGAATGCTGCTCACCTTACAGCTCACTGTGATCAGCATCTTCATCGGCATGTTCATCGGACTCTTCTTTGCTTTATTGAAAATATCACGCGTGGCTGTCTTCGGTTATATCGCCAACGCCTATATCTTCCTTGTACGCGGAACACCACTGATTGTTCAAATTTTCATCCTATATTTTGGACTGACCGAATTAAATATCCCCGACTTCTGGGCTGCTTCCATTGCGCTCGCCTTTCATAATGGAGCATATATAGCAGAAATATTCAGAGGCGCCATCCAATCGATCGATCAGGGGCAAAAAGAGGCAGGACGCTCTCTTGGCATGGGACGTTTCCTAACAATGAGACGCATCATTCTCCCGCAAGCAATGCGGCGCGCACTCCCCCCTCTTGGCAACCAGTTCATTATCGGCTTAAAAGATTCATCACTCGCCGCCTTTATTAGCGTCAATGAACTATTTAACGTCGCCACGACCCAAGGCTCCAACAGCTTTGACAATATGACCTATTTACTTGTTGTAGCCGTCTATTACTTAGTTCTTGTCCTGCTGTTAACATTCGCTGTCCAAACCTTTGAGAAGAAACTATCGGTCAGTGACCATTAGGAGGAGAAGCATGACAGAATCAAAGGAACTCATTCGTGTTGAAAAACTCAATAAATACTTCGGAGAGCTGCATGTTTTAAAGGATATCGATCTCACCGTTTATGAAAATGATGTAGTCGTCTTAATTGGTGCCAGTGGCTCTGGAAAAAGCACCCTGCTCCGCTGTATGAACTTTTTAGAAATAAAAAATGATGGCCAGATCATCATTGATGGGAATCCAGTACATCCAAAACGAGATCAATTAAACGAGATGAGGCAAAAAATAGGCATGGTGTTTCAGCATTTTAATCTCTTCCCGCATAAAACTGTGCTTGAAAACATCATCGAAGCGCCTGTCATGGTGAGAAAAACAAAAAAGGCTCAAGCTGTATCAGAAGCCAACGTCCTGTTGGAAAAGGTCGGACTTGCGGATAAGGCCAACGTATATCCTTCTAAATTATCAGGTGGTCAAAAGCAGCGTGTGGCCATTGCAAGAGCTCTCGCCATGAAGCCAGATGTCATGTTATTTGACGAACCTACGTCGGCCCTCGATCCAGAGCTTGTAGGCGAGGTACTGCAAACAATGAAAAGTCTCGCAAAAGAAGGCATGACGATGGTCATTGTCACACATGAAATGGGCTTTGCGAAAGAAGTCGCCGATCGTGTCGTCTATATGCACGAAGGCCGCATCGTCGAAGAAGGCACCCCATCAGAATTGTTCGATTCTCCTCAAGAGGAACGAACCAAGCTGTTTCTCAGCTCCATTTTATAGGTCAAACGCCCTTTATTTTTCGTGCTCAATGCACGTTTTTTCTCTTTTTTTACGAACTTTTCATCCATTTATATTGAATATAACCAAAAACCATGTAAGATTAACTCACACGGTTATGTTATATATGACTTTTCTCTCTATAATGAAGAATTAAGAAATCAATTAATTCTGAATGATTCAGGGGGAATGCAGCATGCAAATGGCTGATACAGTATTTATGTTCTTCTGCGCACTACTCGTGTGGTTAATGACACCGGGTTTAGCCTTATTCTACGGAGGACTCGTGAGAAGTAAAAACGTCTTAAGTACAACCATGCACAGCTTAACTTCACTAGCAATCGTCTCCATCGTATGGATCATGTTTGGCTATTCCTTGGCTTTTGCGCCAGGCA is drawn from Bacillus pumilus and contains these coding sequences:
- a CDS encoding amino acid ABC transporter permease, translated to MEMIVLPTLSHFFQTLIDSRGIFLEGMLLTLQLTVISIFIGMFIGLFFALLKISRVAVFGYIANAYIFLVRGTPLIVQIFILYFGLTELNIPDFWAASIALAFHNGAYIAEIFRGAIQSIDQGQKEAGRSLGMGRFLTMRRIILPQAMRRALPPLGNQFIIGLKDSSLAAFISVNELFNVATTQGSNSFDNMTYLLVVAVYYLVLVLLLTFAVQTFEKKLSVSDH
- a CDS encoding transporter substrate-binding domain-containing protein, producing MVRCYTYLKAYFLLIWRTAEKEEKLIIKKRRFWVPALFSVAVLLLSSCGSNETNGNGDKRNSTAKGSPILEDGKFIFAASGEFHPFSYMDGNQMSGFDIDVGNAISDKLGLEPIQKKYKFAGIVEGVKAGKFDAAVASHTINEERKKHVLLSKPYYYSGPQIFTRPGADIQHADDLKDKEIAVSKGSSYADIAKEHNGQEPKYYDSDVVALEALANGKHDAVVTDFATGAEAMKKKLKIEAQERLGLSEQAIAVSKENKQLIEEINDAIDALKKDGTLRQISEKYFDEDITVKQN
- a CDS encoding amino acid ABC transporter ATP-binding protein, whose product is MTESKELIRVEKLNKYFGELHVLKDIDLTVYENDVVVLIGASGSGKSTLLRCMNFLEIKNDGQIIIDGNPVHPKRDQLNEMRQKIGMVFQHFNLFPHKTVLENIIEAPVMVRKTKKAQAVSEANVLLEKVGLADKANVYPSKLSGGQKQRVAIARALAMKPDVMLFDEPTSALDPELVGEVLQTMKSLAKEGMTMVIVTHEMGFAKEVADRVVYMHEGRIVEEGTPSELFDSPQEERTKLFLSSIL